One window of Marmota flaviventris isolate mMarFla1 chromosome 5, mMarFla1.hap1, whole genome shotgun sequence genomic DNA carries:
- the LOC114086322 gene encoding histone H2B subacrosomal variant-like yields the protein MARRTIHKYSYCKGHLSPISRKKSSSSTSLSHRNYSLYVNRVLKEVVPQRGMSSRTLDFMNTLINDIFDRIAKEAHHLMHFRKRCTLTPEDIQKAVYMLLPENLAKYAVTFGREAVDRFVRS from the coding sequence ATGGCCAGACGCACCATCCATAAGTACAGTTACTGCAAAGGACATCTGAGTCCCATCTCCAGAAAGAAGTCAAGTTCCAGCACCAGTTTGAGCCATAGAAACTATTCACTCTACGTAAACAGGGTCCTTAAAGAAGTTGTTCCCCAGAGGGGCATGTCATCTCGCACCTTGGATTTCATGAACACTCTGATCAATGACATCTTTGACCGCATTGCTAAGGAAGCCCACCACCTGATGCATTTCAGAAAACGCTGTACCCTCACCCCTGAAGACATTCAGAAGGCAGTGTACATGCTGTTACCTGAGAATCTAGCTAAGTACGCGGTGACTTTTGGAAGGGAAGCAGTGGACAGATTTGTCCGCTCCTGA